Within the Candidatus Paceibacterota bacterium genome, the region ATACAAATAATAATCTGCCTTCATTTGGAGCCGGATATGATTATGGAATTGCGTGCAACAATGAAGGAAGTTTGATGAAAGAGACAGCTGCGGTTTATTGCGGTCTCAGGGACATTTCATATGGAGATCCTTCCGGCGATTATATTGTAAGGACTGTTGCCGATCAACCAAACGGGACAAGCAGCACTATAGAAGACATGTTCACATATTTTCCCGTTACGGCTTTTGAAACGGATTTTGATTCTATCGACTATGGCAAAGTGAAGCTGAATTCTAAAAAGGTTATCAGCGGAGATGCCATATTCGACATTACAACGATTAACAAACCGACAGTTCGAAATGTCGGCAACACGAGGCTTACTATGAGAATCGTCGAAGATGATATAGGACTTGGCAAGACATATGAAGATTGGAATGTGCGGTTTGATGCAAGAGTCGGAAATGTATCGGCATTTACGATCTTTGAACCGAATACGCCTACTTTGCTCAATGACTCGCTCGGACTTTTGGATACGGAAAATATCGATTTCTCAGTGAATATATTCAGATTTCCGGAATCAGTCCGGGAAAGACTCGGAGGATCGATGATGCTGAGCGCAGAAGCCGCGCCACACCTTGCTTGCGAATAATACGAAATGTCAACGTTCCAGACAGAATACTCTTATAATTAATTAAATCTATGTACAAAAAAATGATGATCAGCATGACGAGAATACGATGCTTTCTTGTAGCAGTTTTTGTGGTCGCCGCATTGATACCGATCGAGACTCTTGGGATCGGACAAACCACTGACCCTATCGCAATAAAAAATGCGCTGAGAGGAAATGAATACCAGCAGACCATGATCATAGTCAACACTGAAAAAACCGATTCGACGATTGCGTTCGCCGCTCATGGAGACATTGATAAATGGGCTACATTCTATAAATTCAACGATTTCAGCACTCAACTGAGCGATGTCGTATTGAAAACGGGAGAGGTTCGCAATGTCAGCGTAGTATTCAAAATTCCTCAGGACACGCCCAATGGCGAATACAAAGGATTCATCAGTGCAGTCAAGAAAAATGATTCTTCAAGCTCAAGTGAAGGATCAAGCACTTCCGTTTCACAGGAAATAAACAGGGAGGTCACTATTGATGTAAATGATAATGAAGTTGTATCGTTCGAAGTCTCAGTCATTCCCAAGACATATGACCTTGTAAAAGGCGAGATGCTTGAGATCAGGCTTGTTTATGATAATAGAGGAAATACGAACATCACTCCTCAAGCCCAGATCAAGATAAGGAAAGACGATCAGACCGTATATAATTCGATATATCCTTATCCGGAAAATGAACCGGGTGTGAAACCGGGAGCGGTATATGAAATTCCGGCTATCCAGATCCCAACCAATAATTTCGAGAAAGGAAAGTTCCGCGCGGAAATGAATTTTCTTGTTGACGGAAAAATGATATTCGAAAAGAAATTCGGATTTTCCGTCGACATGCTGGGCGCCGACGACCAGGCCGGACTCGTTCTCGGGGCCAATGATAAAAACCTCATAAAAGGCATCACTGACATCGGCTTGCCTTTATATGCGATCTTGGCATTATTCGTCATTGCAGGTATTTCTTTGATCTATAGAAAAAGCAAGCAAATGAAAAAGGTCCAAGTGATTCAAAAAGATATTTCCGATGTCGCTGACGTGCAGCAATAAAGCCAATGTTTTCAAATAGGATGATTAGGGGGGATTAACAATAACCGTAAACGTATGAATGTGACCATGAGCGAGTGTTTGACGGAAACAAAAAGAATTGCAAAAAAGATCATAAATATAAAAAGAATAAACAGAGCGTTGTCCTTGATAAGCGTAATCGCACTCGTCGTGCAAACCACGATTGCGGGAAATATTGCCGGCTCATTTGTTTTTAGTGCAAAACCGGCTTTTGCTGTTTCTGCTGGTAGTTCCGTGAGTAAGTGTGAATGGTGGAGCCAAGAAGAGATAACGCCTGGAAATTGGGGTTGGGCAAGTAAGATTAATTATGACGTCACCAAAGCATGGTGCGATGGGAAAAGTCTGCCTCCAAATCGTCTTTCAACGTATACTCCCGCAGCCACCGCGAAAATTTCAGGATATAAATACAAGGACATAATTAATGATGGAATTGACGAGGGGGATACAAAAATTGCGGGATGGGAAATCGTCCTCTCTGGCAGCAAGTCGGCCACGACATCAACCGATGCGAATGGATATTATGTATTCAGCGGACTTATGCCCGGCAATTACACAGTATCGGAAGGATCAAATGCCGAAAAAGGAACGTTCGTCCAAACAGTGCCTGCCGGAAGCAGCTATTCGATCGCACTATCGGAAGCAGAAAATAAAACAGGAAATGATTTTGCGAATTATTTTCCGAGTTGCGGAAATTCACTGACAGATGTTTTTGATGTTTACAGCGAAGCCTGCGACGATGGGATCCTGAATGGCGTTTACGGCTACTGCAACAGCGATTGTTCCGGCCAAACTGCAAGCATTTGCGGTAATGGCGCAAAAGAAGGCGATGAACAGTGCGATATTAGCGATGGTGTGGGAGCACATCAGTCATGTTCAGATCAATGTTCGATAATAGATCTTCCTTTTTGCGGGGACAGTGTCAAAAATGGAGATGAAGCCTGCGATGGAACAGACGGAGTCGGCGAGCATCAAGCATGCACGGAAAATTGCACTATCGTCGATCTGGCATTTTGCGGAGACCAGACAAAAAACGGGAATGAGCAGTGCGACGGAGGCGACGGAACAAGCGAGCATTACAGCTGTACAGCTTCATGCACACTTGAATATATCCCATATTGCGGCGACGAGATCAAGAATAATAATGAAGCTTGCGACACAAATGACGGCATAGGAGACCATCAATCTTGCAACAATGAGTGTTCAATCGTGAATATCCCATATTGCGGCGACGAGATCAAGAATAATAATGAAGCTTGCGACACAAATGACGGCATTGGAGACCATCAGTCTTGTTCAGAGACATGCTCGATTGTCGAGCTGCCTTACTGCGGTGATGGCGCTAAAAATCAGGAAACTGAGGCATGTGATGACGGAAATGCGGCTAACGGCGACGGATGCTCGGCAACTTGCGAGACAGAGATGCCGCAAGGACCTGTTTGCGGCGACAATATCAAAAATGGAAATGAGCAGTGCGACGGAACGCAGGGCATAGGAGAGCACGAATCGTGCAATAGCCAGTGCGTCATCCAGAACGATCCGTATTGCGGAGATAATATTGTAAATGGAACTGAAGGTTGTGACGGAACGGCAGGAGTGGGCGAATATCAGTCTTGTTCCAACGAATGCACCATCACGAATCTGCCATATTGCGGAGATGGAGAAAAGAACGCAGCGGACCAGTGTGATGACGGAAATGCGGCTAACGGCGACGGATGCTCGGCAACTTGCGAGATCGAGGAAGAAAATAGCAATAATAATGGAGAATCCGGCAACAACAATACGGGCGGAGGAGGTTCTGCTGCGATCATGCAGTTCAATATTTCGGGCGAATCGCTCAGGTCATCGAATATCCGCGAAGACAGCGTCACGATCACATGGCTGAGTTCGCATTTCGCATCAAGCCAGGTCATATATTCTCTGGAAGGAGAAAGCCACGATCTGGATCTCAATGATAATTCCGGCACGCCGCCGAAATACGGCTATGCGCATACCACGGCCGAATTCGACAAAGATCCGAAAGTCACGGGACATTCCGCCACGATCACCGGATTGACGCCTGGTTCCGTTTATTACTATAGAACCGTTTCGCGCGGATCGTTTGCGGTCAGTGAAGAAAAAAGCTTTACTTTGCCGGATGCTGTGGTCAACAATTCTGATGCGAATACTGCTGAAACGGCGGTCGCCAATAATGACGAAGGAGAGGTGAAGGGAATCACGTCAACATCGGAAGGCGATTCTCGCGACTGCAATTACATATCGTCATTCATCAGGATCGGCGGGATCAATGATCCCGGCGAAGTGGAGAAAGTTGAAAAATTCCTGAATGATTTTGAAAGTGAAAATCTTTCCGTTGATGGAAAATTCGAGCAAGCGGATTCAGATGCGATATCAAGGTTCCAGAAGAAATACACGAGTGATATTCTCGTGCCGTGGAATGGCAACATTCCGACCGGAAACGTATTTACCACAACGATGAGCAAGATAAATGAAATATATTGCAAGAAGGACTTGCCCCTGACCGCAATACAGCTTGACGAGATCAGTGCCACGAAGACAAGGCTTGCGCTCGCTATTGCAAACAGTTCATCTGGAGACACGGAAAGTCCGGCTGCAGACAAAACAGCTCAGGATGAAACCGCCAGTGAATCTGTTTCGAATGATGCATCAACGAATAGTGAAAATGGAAATGTGAAAGGCGCGTCTTCGGAAAATACCGAGAACGGAAGCGACGGAAATATCAGTAATGAAACGGCAAAAAACAACGAGATCGAAACGAAGGTGGCGGGATATCAGACATATCTGAATTATATTCTGATTTTTGCCATAATTGCATCGGCAATATATGGATATGGCTATTATCGAAAAGGTAAACGGGAAGAATAAAACTCCAGAATCTCAACGTCTTTAAGTGGAATAGATGCCTTCAGATGCTATAAATGCTCCGCAGGAGAAGCGGAGTGTTTATTGTGATGCCAGAACCTGCCTTTCGGACAAGCAGTCGGCATGGTTGAGTTTATTGTGATATTTTGCTTCCGCATAAGAGAACCGTTTAATTCACCGTGACAGGAAGCGTCTATGGAGTTCAAATTTCAAACAAATATATGATCCGTTCCAACACTCGATTGCCCGGGGAGAAATAACTGTTTTGCTAATTGCTATTTATATTATTTGATTTATTTGATATAATTAAAAAATAGCGCAATTTATATTTTAACAACTTTTATGAAACAATCAGATTACAAAAAATCATTGGCATTGCACAAAAAACATGGCGGGAAACTTGAGATCAGAAGCAAGTTCAAACTGGACAACAAAGACGACCTTTGCCTCGCTTACACTCCTTGCGTAGCTGAAGTCTCAAGGGAGATCGCAAAAAACAAAGAACTTGCAAAAATTTATACATTGAAGAAAAATACGGTCGCTATAGTTTCCGACGGAAGCGCTGTGCTTGGGCTTGGAAACATCGGCCCCGAGGCCGCGATCCCTGTCATGGAGGGGAAAGCCGTGCTTATCAAGAAGCTCGCGGGAATCGATGGTTTTCCGATCTGCCTGGACACTCAAGATCCGGAAGAAATAATCAAAACAGTACGAATGATCGCTCCGGTGTTCGGTGGAATAAATCTCGAGGATATTTCCGCGCCAAAATGTTTTTATATAGAGAGCCAATTGCAGGACGTAGGGATTCCCATCTTCCATGATGACCAGCATGGAACTTCAATTGTGGTCACAGCAGCTTTGATAAACTCGGCAAAGGCGCTCAAAAGAAAAATATCAGACATGAAAATAGTCATCTGCGGCGCGGGAGCTTCAGGAACAGCCATAACAAAAATGATCCATGCGACTTTGCAGCCGAAAGATATCGTCGTCTGCGACAGCCAGGGGATAATCAGCCGGAGCAGAAGCGACCTGAATCCCGTCAAAATGAAGCTGCTTGAGATCACGAACAAACAGAACATTTCGGGATCGCTGCAAGATGCTCTTCCTGATGCAGATGTTTTTATCGGAGTATCCGTCGGAGGGATACTGAAACCGGAAATGATCACTCTTATGAACGCCGATCCGATCATCTTTGCGATGGCAAATCCGGTGCCGGAGATCATGCCTGATTTGGCGATCAAAGCCGGCGCTTCGATCGTGGGGACCGGAAGAGGAGATTTTCCCAATCAGATCAACAACGTGCTTTCTTATCCCGGCGTTTTCAAAGGACTGCTGTCATCCGGACTCACAAAGCTTACCGACGACATCAAATTAACAGCTGCGAAAGCTATCGCCGATTGCGTGAATAAGCCCAATAAGAACAAGATCCTTCCGAGCGCTCTCGACAAAAGGGTGCCTAATGAAATCGCGAAATCAATATACGCATATAAAAAAACAAAGCATAGGATCGATAGCAAGTAAAGGTCTGCCCCCGCCTCAAGAGACGAAGAACTGTCTTTGTGCTAAAAAGCATTTCTTATTATCAAGCCCTGGTTTTAAAATAGTTTTTATGCTTAAGATGACGACTGATTTTTTTGACGTTTCGACTTTTTAAATGTATAATAAATTCATATAGCTTGAACTGTTTAATATAACGCTGTTAATTTTAAAAACAATGAATAAATTAAATCTGATAGTGTTAATCTTTTTAATAAGCTGTGTCATGGCTTATATTTTTTTTGGCAATAATGCGAACGATATTAATAATCCGCAAAATACTCAGAATGAAAGTTTGGCGATGAAAGGATCCGATACTGAAGTTCAACTGGTTTCTAATCTCGCCGAAGCATTTACTGTGAAAAATTCCAATGCCGATATTTCTGTAACTGGCGGAGGAAGCGGAGTAGGCATAGCCGCCTTGATCAACGGCGAAATAGATTTGGCAAATTCATCGCGGGCAATGAAGCAGGATGAGATATCTCAATCTGCGAACCGTGGTCTTGATGTTCAGGAGTTTATCCTGGCAATTGACGGTCTAACTGTTATTACTCACTCTGAAAATCCTATCAATCAACTCTCCATAGACCAACTTGGAAAAATATACAAAGGGGAGATTAAAAATTGGAAAGAAGTGGGTGGAAATGACACTCCAATCGTTCTTTATGGGAGACAGAGCACCTCGGGAACCTATAACTTTTTTCGAGATTCGGTTGTTAACAGCGATTATTCTTCAGAGATGAAAACCATGGAAGGCAATCAGGCTATTGTCGAAGCAGTCAAGCAGGATACAAATGGCATTGGATATGTTGGTGTTGGTTATGCTAAAAATGACAAAGGAGAACCACGACAAGATATTAAGATTATATTACTCCATGGAGTTGGAGAGCCCCCCGTTTCTCCGCTTGATGAACTTGCTGTCAAAGATGGCCGATATCCGATCGCTCGACCAATATTTCAATATATACCGCGTCTTCCCCTGAAAAATTCTATCCTGGAAAGATATCTCCAATTTGAGGCGTCAAATGAAGGGCAAATAATAATTGAAAATGCCGGTTTTTACTCACTCAATGACGAATATCGCAATAAAAATCAACAATTGTTCAATAAGATCAAATAAAGTGAACTCTAATCATAGTTCGATCAATATTTCAGAAAATCTTCCCAAGTGGGCCTTTGGTTTTATGGCCACTCTTACAGTTGTGATTTTGTTCGGGATCTTTATATTTTTGCTCATAAGCGGTCTGGGAACATTCAGGGAGATCGGGTTAGGCGAATTTTTTTTGGGAACCGATTGGAATCCGACCGCATTCAATGCTCCGTCCTGGGGGATTCTGTCTTTAGTCGCTGGCACAGTTATGATCAGTTTGCTGGCAATTTCGATTGCCATTCCTTTTGGTTTGTCAATCGCGATATATCTTTCCGAAATAGCTTCTCCTAAAACAAGAGAGATTCTAAAGCCGCTTGTGGAAATGATCGCCAGCATCCCATCGGTAGTACTGGGTTTTCTGGGACTGCTGTTCGTGGCTCCCCTTATCGCAGGGATATTTCATTTAACGAATGGACTGAATGCATTGACCGCTTCCATTCTGGTTGCAATCGCAGCTTTGCCGACCATTGCCAGTATCTGCGAAGATGCTCTGTCGAATGTCAATCAGAGGTTCAGGGAAGCGAGTCTGGCCCTGGGAGCCACCAAATGGACAACAATAAAAAGAATAGTTATCCCT harbors:
- a CDS encoding fibronectin type III domain-containing protein, with the translated sequence MSECLTETKRIAKKIINIKRINRALSLISVIALVVQTTIAGNIAGSFVFSAKPAFAVSAGSSVSKCEWWSQEEITPGNWGWASKINYDVTKAWCDGKSLPPNRLSTYTPAATAKISGYKYKDIINDGIDEGDTKIAGWEIVLSGSKSATTSTDANGYYVFSGLMPGNYTVSEGSNAEKGTFVQTVPAGSSYSIALSEAENKTGNDFANYFPSCGNSLTDVFDVYSEACDDGILNGVYGYCNSDCSGQTASICGNGAKEGDEQCDISDGVGAHQSCSDQCSIIDLPFCGDSVKNGDEACDGTDGVGEHQACTENCTIVDLAFCGDQTKNGNEQCDGGDGTSEHYSCTASCTLEYIPYCGDEIKNNNEACDTNDGIGDHQSCNNECSIVNIPYCGDEIKNNNEACDTNDGIGDHQSCSETCSIVELPYCGDGAKNQETEACDDGNAANGDGCSATCETEMPQGPVCGDNIKNGNEQCDGTQGIGEHESCNSQCVIQNDPYCGDNIVNGTEGCDGTAGVGEYQSCSNECTITNLPYCGDGEKNAADQCDDGNAANGDGCSATCEIEEENSNNNGESGNNNTGGGGSAAIMQFNISGESLRSSNIREDSVTITWLSSHFASSQVIYSLEGESHDLDLNDNSGTPPKYGYAHTTAEFDKDPKVTGHSATITGLTPGSVYYYRTVSRGSFAVSEEKSFTLPDAVVNNSDANTAETAVANNDEGEVKGITSTSEGDSRDCNYISSFIRIGGINDPGEVEKVEKFLNDFESENLSVDGKFEQADSDAISRFQKKYTSDILVPWNGNIPTGNVFTTTMSKINEIYCKKDLPLTAIQLDEISATKTRLALAIANSSSGDTESPAADKTAQDETASESVSNDASTNSENGNVKGASSENTENGSDGNISNETAKNNEIETKVAGYQTYLNYILIFAIIASAIYGYGYYRKGKREE
- a CDS encoding NADP-dependent malic enzyme, with translation MKQSDYKKSLALHKKHGGKLEIRSKFKLDNKDDLCLAYTPCVAEVSREIAKNKELAKIYTLKKNTVAIVSDGSAVLGLGNIGPEAAIPVMEGKAVLIKKLAGIDGFPICLDTQDPEEIIKTVRMIAPVFGGINLEDISAPKCFYIESQLQDVGIPIFHDDQHGTSIVVTAALINSAKALKRKISDMKIVICGAGASGTAITKMIHATLQPKDIVVCDSQGIISRSRSDLNPVKMKLLEITNKQNISGSLQDALPDADVFIGVSVGGILKPEMITLMNADPIIFAMANPVPEIMPDLAIKAGASIVGTGRGDFPNQINNVLSYPGVFKGLLSSGLTKLTDDIKLTAAKAIADCVNKPNKNKILPSALDKRVPNEIAKSIYAYKKTKHRIDSK
- a CDS encoding PstS family phosphate ABC transporter substrate-binding protein, coding for MNKLNLIVLIFLISCVMAYIFFGNNANDINNPQNTQNESLAMKGSDTEVQLVSNLAEAFTVKNSNADISVTGGGSGVGIAALINGEIDLANSSRAMKQDEISQSANRGLDVQEFILAIDGLTVITHSENPINQLSIDQLGKIYKGEIKNWKEVGGNDTPIVLYGRQSTSGTYNFFRDSVVNSDYSSEMKTMEGNQAIVEAVKQDTNGIGYVGVGYAKNDKGEPRQDIKIILLHGVGEPPVSPLDELAVKDGRYPIARPIFQYIPRLPLKNSILERYLQFEASNEGQIIIENAGFYSLNDEYRNKNQQLFNKIK
- the pstC gene encoding phosphate ABC transporter permease subunit PstC, with protein sequence MNSNHSSINISENLPKWAFGFMATLTVVILFGIFIFLLISGLGTFREIGLGEFFLGTDWNPTAFNAPSWGILSLVAGTVMISLLAISIAIPFGLSIAIYLSEIASPKTREILKPLVEMIASIPSVVLGFLGLLFVAPLIAGIFHLTNGLNALTASILVAIAALPTIASICEDALSNVNQRFREASLALGATKWTTIKRIVIPAASSGLIAACMLGLGRVIGETMIVLMVAGNNRAFPHSFLDAVNPMTANVAIEIKEVVVGSLHWQSLFMIGFVLFMMTFVINFIADLLIYKKSL